ACGTTGCTTTCAAATTGCCTTACGTTTTATTGCTTGTTCTTTGTCTAAAAAATATACGTATAGGAGTTTTATCAAGGCCGCTTTGCTCTCTAATTTGATTAACTAAATATCGCTCATAAGAAAAATGAATTGATTCTGGATAATTGGAAAAACACACAAAAGTAGGCGGTTTTACAGAAGTTTGAGATGAAAAATAAACTTTTATTCGTTTTCCTTTAACCATAGGAGGCTGAGTTGATTCCAAAGCATGTTCAAATATTTTATTTACTTGGCTAGTAGATATCCGAGTTGAATATTGCTTATAAATTTCATTAACAACAGGAAAAATTTTCAGGATTCTTTTGCCGGTTAACGCTGAAACTGTAAGCATTGGAGCAAACTGAAGAAATTTGGCTTCATATCTTATTTTTTCAAAAAATTCTTTTTCAGCTTTCCCATCTTTTTCAATTAAATCCCATTTATTTATTAAAAATATACAAGCTCTCCCTCTTTCAAAAGCGTATCCAGCTATTTTGATGTCCTGGTCAGAAACTCCTTGTTCAGCGTCCAAAACAATAAGGGCAATATGACATCTTTCAAGACTTGTTAAAGCTTTAATTATAGAAAATTTCTCAAGTTTTTCAGAAACCTTTGATTTTTTTCTAATTCCAGCAGTATCTATTAATAGATATTTTTGCCCATCTATTTCAAATAAACTATCTATGGAATCCCTTGTTGTTCCAGGAATATCACTTACAAGCATTCTTTTTTTATTAAGAATTTTATTAACTATAGAAGATTTCCCTACATTTGGTCTTCCTACAATAGCAATTTTTATGATATTTTCATATTCATCACTTTCTTTGTAATTGTCTAAAGGGAAAGTTTTTATTATTTCATCAAGGAGGTCATAAATTCCATGTCCATGCTCTGCTGATATAGAGTATAATTTTTCTATCCCGAGCTGATGATAATCATAAATATTGTCTTCATGCTTAAAGCAGTCAATCTTGTTTACCACAAAAAATATAGGTTTAGATGCGCCTCTGAGCATATTAGCTATATCAAAATCAAAAGGAGATAGACCATTTTTACCATCAAAAAGGGCTATTATAACATCGGATTCTTCTACCGCTTGTTTTACTAAAATTTTAATATCATCAGAAAAAGCATCTCCATCTTTTTCTATAAAACCGCCTGTGTCAATAAGAGTAAATTCGATATCATCCCATTTTGCATCAGCATAGTGACTATCCCTTGTAACGCCAGGTATATCATCTACAATTGCATCACGTTTTTTTGTTATACGGTTAAACAGAGTGGATTTACCAACATTCGGTCGTCCTACTATAGCTACAATCGGTTTCATATAATCTCCAAAAATTCTTAATTTAAAATCACCAACATAAATTTATTATGAGGTGAAAAGTGAAAAGACATTTGAAAAAATATTAATGTAGTTTAAGGCTGTTGTCAAATTTAAGCTTATTTATATTCAAGATACCATAATAAAAAAGAAGTTTGAATTAATAGAAATGATATGCTATAGCAATCCCTTTGATATGCGTCACATCTGAATTTAATTAAAGTATAAAATATTATTTTATTTACTTTTATTTGAAAGCTAATAATATTTTAATACTTTTAATGTTTATTAAGCTTTATTGAAGATATTAATTTTATTATGAAGTTTGACGCAAGTTATTAACGTAGATGTGAAAATTTTGTTGACATTTATAACGCATTGTGTCATAAGAGACAAAAATTTTGTTTCTTACAATAAATAAAAATAGATAAGAAAGGTGGTGATTTTTTAAGGCGTAAACAGCAATGAATTCAATTTATTAATTAGGAAAGAAGAATAACCCGTAATAATTTAATAAAAATTAGCTATTTTTTTTAACGGTTAGGAGGAGAAAATGAAAAAAATTTTCGTATTGGGTTTAACAGTTTTATTGGCAGTTATGATTGCAATTCCAGCAAGTGCCCTTGAAAGCAAATTCGGTGGCTATTGGAGAACCAGAGCTTATACATATAAGGATCTTACTGGAGAAGATAGTGGTTCGTCAGATTTGGCTCAAACAGACACAAGAACAAGGCTTTATTATACAGCTATCCTAAATGAAAATTTAAAACTTGTAAACAAATTTGAAATGGACGCTGTTTTTGGCCCAAGTACCTCTTATGGAGACATTGGAGCTGACGGAATTAACGTAGAAGTAAAAAATACTTATGCGGACTTTAATATAGGCCAAGTAAACTTCAAAATAGGAGCTCAAGGTGGAGAAGTTGCAAGAGCTTTCCTTTTTTGTGATGATTTCTCAGGAGCTACCATTACCTTTAAAAGTGACACATTCACAGTTCCAGTGATGTGGATAAAAAGAGCTGAAGGCGGATCTGGTAAAGATGCTAATGATCAGGATGTTGATTATTTAGTTATTTCTCCAAATTTAAAACTTAATGAAAACATGACAATTAATCCATTCATTTTTATAGGCTCATCATCTGATTATAGTTTAATTAATCCTGCAGTAAAAGACTTTACAGCTTACTATATAGGCGTTAGCGCTGATATGAAGATGGATCCAGCTTCTGTATGGTTTACAGGCATATATGAAGGTGGAAAAATGGATTTTCAAGCTGGCGGAGATGTTAAAACATCTGCATATTTAGTAGCAGTAGGTGGAGATATGAATCTCGGAATGGCTGGAGTTCATGGACAAGTATTCTATGCAACAGGCCAAGACGATAATGAAACAGATATAACTGCTTTTACACTTCCTAAAGGAGCAAGTTACTACTGGGCAGAACTTATGGGTTATGGAACAATTGATGTAGCATTATCAAACAATACTCCTGGTGACCAAATAACAAACATTATGGCAGTTAATGTTGGTGTAAGCGCAAGCCCAATGGATAAATTAACTGTAGGTGCAGATATATGGTATGCATCTCTTGCGGAAGGTGATGATAAACCTCTTGGAACAGAAATTGACCTTTCATTAAAGTATGAACTTGTTCAAAATTTAAATCTTGATGTTGTAGTTGCTTATCTTTTAGCAGGCGATGCAACAACAGAAAAAGCTTCTAACGATGCAAATCCATTAGAAGTTGGTGCTCAATTATCACTTAAATTCTAAAAATTTTGAATTAAAAATAATTATAAAAAGGGCGGAAAGAGACAATCTTTCCGCC
This is a stretch of genomic DNA from Desulfobacterales bacterium. It encodes these proteins:
- the der gene encoding ribosome biogenesis GTPase Der; this encodes MKPIVAIVGRPNVGKSTLFNRITKKRDAIVDDIPGVTRDSHYADAKWDDIEFTLIDTGGFIEKDGDAFSDDIKILVKQAVEESDVIIALFDGKNGLSPFDFDIANMLRGASKPIFFVVNKIDCFKHEDNIYDYHQLGIEKLYSISAEHGHGIYDLLDEIIKTFPLDNYKESDEYENIIKIAIVGRPNVGKSSIVNKILNKKRMLVSDIPGTTRDSIDSLFEIDGQKYLLIDTAGIRKKSKVSEKLEKFSIIKALTSLERCHIALIVLDAEQGVSDQDIKIAGYAFERGRACIFLINKWDLIEKDGKAEKEFFEKIRYEAKFLQFAPMLTVSALTGKRILKIFPVVNEIYKQYSTRISTSQVNKIFEHALESTQPPMVKGKRIKVYFSSQTSVKPPTFVCFSNYPESIHFSYERYLVNQIREQSGLDKTPIRIFFRQRTSNKT